Proteins co-encoded in one Deferribacterota bacterium genomic window:
- a CDS encoding alpha/beta fold hydrolase — translation MFKKIDSNFYSNGTKCAGWLYLPTKVQKPPIIVMAHGFAAERTFALPKFAERFAKNNFAVFLFDYRYFGDSDGEPRNRVNPRKQLEDWKAAISHVRTINEINSDRIALWGSSFSGGHVIVTAAKDPKIRAIVAQVPFVCGMSTVFRISTSGGINSAFSYTIKSISSIIRDLYSTYVLKKPYYVPVVGDPNTFAVMNTPESKQGYLELVPKDSKWENKCTAKDLIFVMFYRPLNYASKVKAPALIIMGEEDSLISPKTLEKCVSKMKKAQLLRLSTNHFSVYKGELFEKVVKEEINFFKKNL, via the coding sequence ATGTTTAAAAAAATTGATTCTAATTTTTATTCAAATGGTACTAAGTGTGCAGGGTGGTTGTACTTGCCAACAAAGGTTCAAAAACCGCCTATTATTGTAATGGCTCATGGTTTTGCTGCAGAAAGAACATTTGCTCTTCCTAAATTTGCTGAAAGGTTTGCAAAAAATAATTTTGCTGTATTTCTCTTTGATTACAGATATTTTGGGGATAGTGATGGTGAGCCAAGAAATAGGGTTAATCCAAGAAAACAATTAGAGGATTGGAAAGCGGCTATCTCACATGTTAGAACAATCAATGAAATTAATAGTGATAGAATAGCCCTGTGGGGTTCTTCCTTTAGTGGGGGTCATGTTATTGTAACAGCGGCAAAGGATCCAAAAATAAGAGCAATTGTTGCACAAGTACCATTTGTATGTGGAATGTCAACTGTTTTTAGAATTTCAACATCAGGTGGTATAAACAGTGCTTTTTCATATACTATAAAATCAATAAGTTCTATAATTCGCGATTTATACAGCACATATGTCTTAAAAAAACCCTATTATGTACCTGTAGTTGGAGACCCAAATACCTTTGCTGTTATGAATACACCAGAATCTAAACAAGGTTATTTAGAATTGGTACCTAAAGATTCAAAGTGGGAAAACAAATGTACAGCAAAGGACCTTATTTTTGTTATGTTTTATAGACCATTGAATTATGCAAGTAAAGTCAAAGCACCTGCTTTAATAATTATGGGTGAAGAAGATTCACTTATTTCACCAAAGACTTTAGAAAAATGTGTCTCTAAAATGAAAAAGGCTCAATTACTACGCTTATCAACTAACCATTTTAGTGTATATAAAGGGGAACTCTTTGAAAAAGTTGTTAAAGAAGAGATAAACTTTTTTAAAAAAAATTTATAA